The following are from one region of the Prochlorococcus marinus str. SB genome:
- the xth gene encoding exodeoxyribonuclease III, protein MLIATWNVNSIRTRLSQIIAWINQTNPEILCLQETKVIDDSFPVEPFEKLGYSVEVYGQKSYNGVAIISKIKPENVKKGFYGCNDSNQNIEIFLDQKRLISADINGIKIINVYVPNGSSLESSKFEYKINWLNCLASFLDEQEKKGELICLLGDFNIARSNLDIHDPKKYEGGIMASEIERNALNNVLKKRLIDSFRIFEQNTGHWSWWDYRNNAFELNKGWRIDHIYISKKLSSKLKSCVIDSSPRGNLRPSDHAPVMIDLNLNEINVDFFEDEDNFFEI, encoded by the coding sequence TTGTTAATAGCAACTTGGAACGTTAACTCTATAAGAACCAGACTTTCACAAATAATAGCTTGGATTAATCAAACCAATCCAGAGATTCTATGTTTGCAGGAAACGAAAGTGATAGACGATAGTTTCCCTGTTGAACCTTTTGAAAAATTAGGATACTCAGTAGAAGTCTACGGACAAAAGTCATACAATGGTGTCGCTATTATTTCTAAAATAAAGCCAGAAAATGTTAAAAAAGGATTTTACGGTTGTAACGACTCTAATCAAAATATCGAAATTTTTCTAGATCAAAAAAGATTGATTTCTGCTGATATTAATGGGATTAAAATCATTAATGTCTATGTGCCAAACGGATCTTCTCTAGAATCTAGTAAGTTCGAATATAAAATTAATTGGTTAAATTGTTTAGCTTCATTTTTGGATGAGCAAGAAAAAAAAGGAGAATTAATTTGTCTTTTAGGTGATTTTAATATTGCTCGATCTAACTTGGATATTCATGATCCAAAGAAATATGAAGGAGGAATAATGGCATCTGAGATAGAGAGAAATGCACTAAATAATGTTCTGAAAAAAAGATTAATAGATTCGTTCAGAATTTTTGAACAAAATACTGGCCATTGGAGTTGGTGGGATTACCGTAACAACGCCTTTGAATTAAATAAAGGTTGGAGAATAGACCATATATATATCAGCAAAAAACTGTCTTCAAAACTTAAAAGTTGTGTCATAGACAGCTCCCCTAGAGGTAATTTGCGTCCAAGTGATCATGCCCCAGTAATGATAGATCTTAACTTAAACGAAATAAATGTAGATTTTTTTGAGGATGAGGATAATTTTTTCGAAATATAA